Proteins co-encoded in one Pan paniscus chromosome 23, NHGRI_mPanPan1-v2.0_pri, whole genome shotgun sequence genomic window:
- the LOC117977516 gene encoding LOW QUALITY PROTEIN: phosphatidylinositol 4,5-bisphosphate 3-kinase catalytic subunit alpha isoform-like (The sequence of the model RefSeq protein was modified relative to this genomic sequence to represent the inferred CDS: substituted 1 base at 1 genomic stop codon) produces the protein MSYILSVKWNSRDEVAQMYCLVKDWPPIKPEQAMELLDCNYPDPMVRGFAVRCLEKYLTDDKLSQYLIQLVQVLKYEQYLDNLLVRFLLKKALTNQRTGHFFFWHLKSEMHNKTLSQRFGLLLESYCRACGMYLKHLNRQVEAMEKLINLTDIVKQEKKDETQKVQMKFLVEQMRRPDFMDALQGFLSPLNPAHQLGNLRLEECRIMSSAKRPLWLNWENPDIMSELLFQNNEIIFKNGDGKEEYMLTLQIIRIMENILQNQGLDLRMLPYGCLSIGDCVGLEVVXNSHTIMQIQCKGGLEGALQFNSHTLHQWLKDKNKREIYDAAIDLFTRSCAGYCVATFISGIGDRHNSNIMVKDDGQLFHIDFGHFLDQKKKKFGYKRERVPFVLTQDFLIVISKGAQECTKTREFERFQEMCYKAYLAIRQHANLFINLFSVMLGSGMPELQSFDDIAYIRKTLVLDKTEQEALEYFMKQMNDAHHGGWTTKMDWIFHTIKQYALN, from the exons ATGAGCTATATTCTGTCTGTTAAATGGAATTCTAGAGATGAAGTAGCCCAG ATGTATTGCTTGGTAAAAGATTGGCCTCCAATCAAACCTGAACAGGCTATGGAACTTCTGGACTGTAATTACCCAGATCCTATGGTTCGAGGTTTTGCTGTTCGGtgcttggaaaaatatttaacagatGACAAACTTTCTCAGTATTTAATTCAGCTAGTACag GTCCTAAAATATGAACAATATTTGGATAACTTGCTTGTGAGATTTTTACTGAAGAAAGCATTGACTAATCAAAGGACTGGGCactttttcttttggcattta AAATCTGAGATGCACAATAAAACACTTAGCCAGAGGTTTGGCCTGCTTTTGGAGTCCTATTGTCGTGCATGTGGGATGTATTTGAAGCACCTGAATAGGCAAGTCGAGGCAATGGAAAAGCTCATTAACTTAACTGACATTGTCAAACAGGAGAAGAAGGATGAAACACAAAAG GTACAGATGAAGTTTTTAGTTGAGCAAATGAGGCGACCAGATTTCATGGATGCTCTACAGGGCTTTCTGTCTCCTCTAAACCCTGCTCATCAACTAGGAAACCTCAG gcTTGAAGAGTGTCGAATTATGTCCTCTGCAAAAAGGCCACTGTGGTTGAATTGGGAGAACCCAGACATCATGTCAGAGTTACTGTTTCAGAACAATGAGATCATCTTTAAAAATGGGGATGGTAAGGAAGAAT ATATGCTAACACTTCAAATTATTCGTATTATGGAAAATATCTTGCAAAATCAAGGTCTTGATCTTCG AATGTTACCTTATGGTTGTCTGTCAATCGGTGACTGTGTGGGACTTGAGGTGGTGTGAAATTCTCACACTATTATGCAAATTCAGTGCAAAGGCGGCTTGGAAGGTGCACTGCAGTTCAACAGCCACACACTACATCAGTGGCTCAAAgacaagaacaaaagagaaat ATATGATGCAGCCATTGACCTGTTTACACGTTCATGTGCTGGATATTGTGTAGCTACCTTCATTTCGGGAATTGGAGATCGTCACAATAGTAACATCATGGTGAAAGACGATGGACAA ctGTTTCATATAGATTTTGGACACTTTTTggatcagaagaagaaaaaatttggtTATAAACGAGAACGTGTGCCATTTGTTTTGACACAGGATTTCTTAATAGTGATTAGTAAAGGAGCCCAAGAATGCACAAAGACAAGAGAATTTGAGAG GTTTCAGGAGATGTGTTACAAGGCTTATCTAGCTATTCGACAGCATGCCAATCTCTTCATAAATCTTTTCTCAGTGATGCTTGGCTCTGGAATGCCAGAACTACAATCTTTTGATGACATTGCATACATTCGAAAGACCCTAGTCTTAGATAAAACTGAGCAAGAGGCTTTGGAGTATTTCATGAAACAAATGAATGATGCACATCATGGTGGCTGGACAACAAAAATGGATTGGATCTTCCACACAATTAAACAGTATGCATTGAATTGA